The Candidatus Dependentiae bacterium genome includes a window with the following:
- a CDS encoding right-handed parallel beta-helix repeat-containing protein, protein MRYSNFSIQFFLLAMLFMQTARGVDLLIDQSGFYKLGDTILSLPLAADSIINITVGNVVLDLGGLTTSQGNATALVDGVSINSGLSDVVVQNGTISNVTRSGIRVGSSCSKIIIQNIEFLNCATAGADFQGTASAAIVDGAINNCQFYNCGTTAGGAPLNLLGCSNFSVNNCTIANSSATITWTGALLSTCSQCTIQSVMVKGNTSTNSLTGIGISGGASNSFSNCFIQNNIASSLTGFNLAGSTTSTILLNSFVSSNSSLTGILVGYNFNNAAFSYVDKCTANSNTSVGGMQGFLFDTSAVNSVVSNCIVNANSTTSLVNSFTGFAMLVGSSGLLRDCSALYNSSATRSHGMVINATGNAWVVTSPFFTQNSGSSGANSFGLLYSASAPLGTLFLRTLAFANNTTGNQISFPAAYSGSLTTIAAATILNSVTGVWTNLAVPS, encoded by the coding sequence ATGCGGTACAGTAATTTTAGTATTCAATTCTTTTTACTTGCTATGCTTTTTATGCAAACAGCTAGAGGAGTTGACTTGCTTATAGATCAGTCTGGGTTTTATAAATTGGGCGATACTATTTTAAGTCTTCCTTTAGCTGCAGATAGCATAATAAATATAACAGTTGGCAATGTAGTCCTCGATCTGGGTGGGCTTACCACATCACAAGGAAACGCCACAGCTTTGGTGGATGGTGTTTCAATAAATAGCGGGTTGAGCGATGTTGTTGTTCAGAATGGAACTATAAGCAATGTTACTAGATCGGGCATTCGGGTCGGCTCATCATGTTCAAAGATTATTATACAGAATATAGAGTTTCTCAATTGTGCTACGGCAGGGGCAGACTTTCAGGGAACTGCATCAGCGGCTATTGTAGACGGCGCGATAAATAACTGTCAGTTCTACAACTGTGGCACTACTGCCGGGGGTGCACCTCTGAATTTGCTGGGCTGTTCAAATTTCTCTGTGAATAATTGCACTATTGCAAATTCATCAGCGACCATTACCTGGACGGGAGCATTGTTGAGTACTTGCTCGCAATGCACCATTCAATCGGTAATGGTTAAGGGAAATACGAGTACGAATTCCCTGACAGGCATCGGCATTAGCGGTGGCGCATCAAATAGTTTCTCAAATTGCTTCATTCAAAATAACATTGCAAGTAGCCTAACGGGCTTTAACTTAGCAGGATCTACCACGAGTACAATACTACTTAATTCATTTGTGAGCAGTAATAGTTCACTTACTGGAATATTAGTTGGGTATAACTTTAATAACGCAGCTTTTTCATATGTTGATAAATGTACAGCTAATAGCAACACCTCCGTTGGGGGGATGCAAGGATTTCTTTTTGATACCTCTGCGGTAAATAGCGTAGTAAGCAATTGCATAGTTAATGCCAACAGCACTACTTCGTTGGTTAATAGCTTTACGGGATTTGCTATGCTTGTTGGATCTTCAGGGCTTCTGCGTGATTGCAGTGCCCTTTATAATAGTTCTGCAACTCGATCGCATGGCATGGTGATAAACGCTACAGGTAATGCGTGGGTTGTGACATCGCCGTTCTTTACTCAAAATAGTGGCAGCTCTGGAGCAAATTCGTTTGGGCTACTTTATTCGGCAAGCGCGCCGCTTGGTACGCTTTTTTTGAGAACACTTGCTTTTGCTAATAATACCACCGGAAATCAGATAAGTTTTCCAGCAGCTTACAGCGGTTCGTTAACGACTATTGCAGCTGCTACTATTTTAAACTCAGTTACCGGAGTTTGGACTAATTTAGCCGTTCCAAGTTAG
- a CDS encoding right-handed parallel beta-helix repeat-containing protein yields the protein MKKSLIIGLLLLGSYQIKSDSVCSIISSPGNYLYAADNVGFPTDPNDALVCVQVSDVVVDLGGHAFTQDPSNFVDGFSGVVISPNVTNVIIKNGSIRNLTGFGIIIGEGCSNIRIENIDVDTCNSGGIQMNGVSINTIKDTVIDTCLVSSCTGDGLSTAYGIRVSNGDNISIKNCTVKGNDGGTVNSGFGISLESCNSCRIEDTISHGNGGNLLGIGISIFQCQWTIINNCTVLNTIARASSSKACGFLINQSTHTTVSNGIVKHTNNSLGDTYGYQLIDGSDNLCVLCQARNNTGATSAAGFYMSGTESKSSLFKCKSRVNDGGVAGIGYGILINGPQNCDIWYNQVIANTGNTGFGLTDTTSDSNNLIAGNLAFQNTTSGYDVTQTLPRVFPVATASVADFTTISTTSKYVNIAFTA from the coding sequence ATGAAAAAGAGTCTTATAATTGGGTTATTGTTACTTGGTTCTTATCAAATAAAATCAGATTCCGTTTGTTCGATAATCTCTTCTCCCGGCAATTATCTCTATGCCGCTGATAATGTTGGGTTTCCAACCGATCCAAATGATGCCTTAGTGTGTGTACAAGTAAGTGACGTGGTCGTTGATCTAGGGGGCCATGCATTTACGCAAGACCCGAGTAACTTTGTGGATGGATTCTCGGGCGTTGTTATTTCTCCAAATGTAACCAATGTTATTATAAAAAATGGTTCAATTCGAAACCTTACGGGTTTTGGCATTATCATTGGTGAAGGATGCAGCAATATTCGCATTGAAAATATTGATGTTGATACATGCAATTCTGGCGGTATTCAAATGAATGGCGTCTCAATTAATACCATAAAAGATACCGTTATTGATACCTGCCTGGTTTCATCTTGTACAGGCGATGGCTTAAGTACCGCCTACGGCATCCGTGTCTCAAACGGAGATAATATTAGTATAAAAAATTGTACCGTTAAGGGTAATGATGGCGGGACAGTTAATTCCGGATTTGGTATCAGTTTGGAATCCTGCAATTCTTGTCGCATTGAAGATACAATTTCTCACGGCAATGGTGGAAATCTGCTAGGTATTGGTATCAGCATTTTCCAATGCCAGTGGACAATTATTAATAATTGCACCGTGCTTAATACGATTGCTCGAGCTTCTAGCAGTAAAGCATGCGGTTTTCTGATAAATCAATCAACTCATACCACCGTATCAAACGGGATCGTAAAACACACAAACAATTCACTTGGTGATACCTATGGGTATCAATTGATTGATGGATCGGATAATTTATGCGTGCTTTGCCAAGCACGAAATAATACTGGGGCAACATCGGCTGCCGGGTTTTATATGAGCGGAACAGAAAGTAAATCGTCATTGTTTAAATGCAAGAGCCGTGTTAATGATGGTGGAGTTGCGGGAATTGGGTACGGTATTTTGATCAATGGCCCCCAAAACTGCGATATTTGGTATAACCAAGTAATAGCAAATACGGGAAATACAGGCTTTGGGTTAACAGATACGACGTCCGATTCTAATAATTTAATTGCAGGAAATCTTGCATTTCAAAACACAACGAGCGGGTATGATGTTACTCAAACATTGCCGCGCGTATTTCCTGTTGCTACTGCATCGGTGGCCGACTTTACAACTATCAGCACTACAAGCAAATATGTAAATATTGCTTTCACCGCATAA
- a CDS encoding right-handed parallel beta-helix repeat-containing protein, with amino-acid sequence MHFLKHSILPILLIVTLSMSAGSVAIIYDTPGQFLYSGGMQTTSVDPNDSMIIIATSNIVLDLGGNIFFAGQDSAPGFTGITIAPNVYNVTIKNGIVAGFTGNGIRINDGCYDIFIDNITTTLCADAGINSLGSLSGIMDVVIKNCTISDCMPGLASVAAGIHANNTTRMRISNCYFEGNQLILCPSSAGVHLENSSVFELLENRTVGQRAASFAAGYMLENCTEGIVKNCLAYATTTTGDGTDSVYGFYMSASERIWINNCQSVAGKSETGKCIGFFTTGGSRNIFEKVLAQSDQGKLETAGISLASESSSYINDSIIRGIVSTNESAYGIKLDATCSLCHIEENLVSNNSGSSAFGIVDLSAQSSSLIVKNECFNSGTHYLVSYPGFSIPVINGSLSNPAPGLPAQVCGTFDNVSVTI; translated from the coding sequence ATGCATTTTTTAAAGCATTCGATTCTACCTATACTATTGATAGTTACTTTATCGATGAGCGCCGGTTCAGTAGCTATAATTTATGATACACCTGGCCAGTTTCTCTATTCAGGGGGTATGCAAACGACTTCGGTGGACCCGAACGATTCCATGATCATCATAGCCACAAGTAATATTGTTCTCGATTTGGGCGGTAATATTTTTTTTGCTGGGCAAGATTCTGCCCCTGGTTTTACGGGTATTACGATTGCGCCAAACGTTTATAACGTCACGATTAAAAACGGCATCGTTGCAGGGTTTACGGGTAATGGAATTCGCATAAATGACGGTTGTTACGATATTTTTATAGATAATATTACCACAACCCTATGCGCTGATGCTGGCATAAATTCATTGGGAAGCTTATCGGGCATTATGGATGTGGTTATAAAAAACTGCACGATTTCCGATTGTATGCCTGGTTTGGCTTCGGTAGCTGCAGGAATTCATGCAAATAACACTACGCGAATGAGAATCTCGAATTGCTATTTTGAAGGAAACCAATTAATACTATGCCCTTCAAGTGCAGGCGTGCATCTAGAAAATTCTTCAGTTTTTGAATTGTTAGAAAATAGAACAGTTGGTCAGAGGGCTGCTAGCTTTGCAGCTGGCTATATGCTTGAAAATTGTACTGAAGGAATCGTAAAAAATTGCCTTGCCTATGCAACTACTACCACGGGCGACGGAACAGATTCAGTATATGGTTTTTACATGTCCGCATCTGAGAGGATTTGGATAAATAATTGCCAAAGCGTTGCGGGAAAATCTGAAACTGGCAAATGCATTGGGTTTTTCACGACGGGGGGTAGCCGCAATATTTTCGAAAAGGTACTAGCGCAAAGTGATCAAGGTAAACTTGAAACCGCGGGTATATCTTTGGCAAGTGAATCAAGTTCTTATATAAATGACTCTATAATCCGCGGCATTGTATCAACGAATGAAAGTGCTTACGGCATTAAGCTTGATGCGACTTGTTCGCTTTGCCATATTGAAGAAAATCTGGTGAGTAATAACAGCGGTTCTTCAGCATTTGGCATTGTAGATCTGTCTGCACAATCCTCTTCGTTAATTGTAAAAAATGAGTGTTTTAACAGCGGTACGCACTATTTAGTTTCTTATCCGGGATTTTCCATTCCTGTTATTAACGGAAGTCTTTCAAACCCCGCACCAGGATTGCCAGCCCAAGTTTGTGGCACATTCGACAATGTGAGTGTTACTATCTAA
- the ftsZ gene encoding cell division protein FtsZ, translated as MIIFESENKTNAPIARIKVIGVGGAGGNTVDSMIDTGFEGIEFIVANTDAQALEKSKAEHKVQIGLKSTKGLGAGANPELGKRSAEEDLDKILELVADADIVFLTGGLGGGTGSGALPVIAKALREKNILCIAVVTKPFQFEGKRRATVADSALENLKKEVDTLIVVPNQKLLDVVDENISMIDAFSMINGILHRSVKSISDIISKPGHINVDFADVRTIIKDRGLAVMGTGIASGSNRAQKAALDAINSPLLENMSIAGAKGVLLNITGGTNLGLHEIRIAASIVHEQADIDANIILGSVIDPLLIDEIRVTIIATGFNTVSAEAPKVAQKEITPAHFQRAEVKIQQALQAEPVQPSVAFDDLDVPTFMRQKKQSEHDIV; from the coding sequence ATGATAATCTTTGAATCTGAGAATAAAACAAATGCTCCAATAGCGCGCATCAAAGTCATTGGAGTTGGCGGAGCTGGCGGTAATACGGTAGACAGCATGATCGATACCGGTTTTGAGGGTATCGAATTTATTGTCGCAAACACTGATGCTCAAGCTCTTGAAAAATCCAAAGCTGAACATAAAGTTCAGATAGGTTTAAAATCTACCAAGGGGCTCGGTGCTGGTGCAAACCCCGAATTAGGAAAACGTTCTGCAGAAGAAGATCTCGATAAAATTCTCGAGCTTGTTGCCGATGCAGATATCGTATTTCTAACAGGTGGCCTTGGCGGCGGAACCGGATCTGGCGCATTGCCAGTAATTGCAAAGGCACTACGCGAAAAAAATATTTTATGCATCGCGGTAGTAACAAAGCCTTTTCAATTTGAAGGAAAACGTCGCGCCACCGTCGCAGATTCTGCTTTAGAAAATCTAAAAAAAGAAGTGGATACACTTATTGTGGTTCCAAATCAAAAACTTCTTGATGTGGTTGATGAAAACATTTCGATGATCGATGCGTTTTCGATGATCAACGGTATTTTGCACCGCTCAGTTAAATCTATTTCAGATATTATCTCTAAACCTGGGCATATTAACGTTGACTTTGCCGACGTACGCACCATTATTAAGGATCGCGGCCTTGCGGTGATGGGAACTGGAATCGCTTCTGGAAGCAATCGTGCGCAAAAAGCAGCGCTCGATGCAATAAACTCCCCACTACTTGAAAATATGAGCATTGCCGGAGCAAAAGGTGTTTTACTAAACATTACTGGCGGCACTAATTTAGGGCTACATGAAATCCGCATTGCTGCATCGATTGTTCATGAACAAGCTGATATAGATGCTAATATAATTCTAGGATCGGTGATCGATCCGTTGCTCATAGATGAAATTCGCGTGACCATAATCGCAACAGGCTTCAACACAGTCTCAGCAGAAGCACCTAAAGTAGCGCAAAAAGAAATTACGCCCGCGCATTTTCAACGTGCTGAAGTAAAAATACAACAAGCATTACAAGCTGAACCAGTTCAACCATCGGTCGCATTTGATGATCTAGATGTCCCAACATTCATGCGTCAAAAAAAACAATCTGAACACGATATCGTTTAA
- the ftsA gene encoding cell division protein FtsA translates to MKGNIFSELIVAIDIGTTKICVLVAQQQADGTLEIVGIGNSPSHGLKKGVVVDIAKTVQSIKLAVSEAQLMAGCTIDRACIGISGSHIKSLSSQGVVPIKRGQISHQDIANVLAAAQAIALPEGQQILHVLPHYFVIDGNERINDPFGMYGVRLEANVHIITGGTASAQNLINCCESAGIKVTDIVLEQLASAAAVLSPDERELGVGMLDIGGGTSDLALYAHGAIRYTHVIPVAGNQFTNDLAVGLQTTLIEAERIKKEFGSVQEIDNNEIINVASLQDGQTHDVWLPELSGILRPRATELLMMVKQIIDSKQLNQTITAGFVLTGGGSLLNGLVPLAHEILKVPVRIGRPRLDHTNFITLTTPLYATGYGLLLHALQKSNTSTDGISGPLVSRMVARMKSWVSDFF, encoded by the coding sequence ATGAAAGGAAATATTTTTTCTGAACTTATTGTCGCAATAGATATTGGGACAACCAAGATTTGCGTTCTGGTAGCGCAACAACAAGCTGATGGCACTCTTGAAATTGTTGGCATTGGAAATTCTCCATCCCACGGTTTAAAAAAAGGTGTGGTGGTAGATATTGCCAAAACAGTTCAATCAATAAAATTGGCAGTTTCGGAAGCGCAGCTTATGGCAGGATGCACTATCGATCGTGCGTGCATTGGCATTTCGGGAAGCCACATTAAATCGTTGAGCTCTCAAGGCGTTGTTCCTATTAAGCGCGGACAAATTTCTCACCAAGATATTGCAAATGTGCTGGCTGCAGCGCAAGCAATAGCGCTTCCAGAAGGTCAACAAATTCTTCACGTTCTTCCGCACTATTTTGTTATCGATGGAAATGAACGAATAAATGATCCTTTTGGTATGTACGGCGTTCGGCTTGAAGCAAATGTTCACATTATTACAGGTGGCACAGCCTCTGCGCAAAACCTCATTAATTGTTGCGAATCTGCCGGCATTAAAGTTACCGATATTGTGCTCGAGCAACTAGCATCTGCCGCAGCAGTGCTTTCTCCAGATGAGAGAGAACTTGGCGTTGGCATGCTTGATATTGGTGGTGGCACCTCAGATTTAGCACTTTATGCACACGGTGCAATTCGCTATACGCATGTTATTCCTGTTGCTGGAAATCAATTTACTAACGATCTTGCAGTCGGCCTGCAAACAACGCTCATCGAAGCTGAACGTATAAAAAAAGAATTTGGAAGCGTTCAGGAAATCGATAATAACGAAATTATAAACGTAGCTTCATTACAAGACGGGCAAACACATGATGTTTGGCTTCCTGAACTGAGTGGTATTCTCCGCCCGCGCGCTACAGAATTACTCATGATGGTTAAGCAAATTATCGATAGTAAACAACTCAATCAAACAATAACGGCTGGATTTGTTCTTACCGGTGGCGGTTCATTGCTCAATGGTTTAGTTCCACTCGCGCACGAAATTTTGAAAGTTCCCGTTCGCATCGGTAGACCGCGATTGGATCATACAAATTTTATCACGCTCACTACGCCGCTCTATGCTACTGGTTACGGACTCTTGCTTCATGCACTCCAAAAAAGCAATACTTCTACTGATGGGATATCGGGCCCCCTCGTATCGCGTATGGTGGCTCGAATGAAATCATGGGTGTCCGACTTTTTTTAG
- a CDS encoding RNA methyltransferase gives MVKKTETSPTDLIYGIHPIVELLKAKKRKLRIIYTTKPTPKAWNQVEALLPKGMQIQYVERDILNKIAGSVDHQGVVGYASPMHIRSKFFDPQKERFLLLLDGIQDPRNLGAILRSAYCTSCDGVILIKRGGVSLTPAALKAAAGLAEYLDIYVAPSIMAVTPLLKKAGYHMYLAVLQNGQNALEISYNSPMCLVIGSEGTGISQEIRKDGTLITLPQRRGDISYNASVAAGILLFNAASQLKKI, from the coding sequence ATGGTCAAAAAAACAGAAACCTCACCTACCGATCTTATTTATGGTATCCATCCTATCGTTGAGCTTTTAAAGGCAAAAAAACGAAAACTTAGAATTATTTATACCACAAAACCTACCCCTAAGGCCTGGAATCAGGTGGAAGCTTTGCTTCCCAAGGGTATGCAGATTCAATATGTGGAACGAGATATTTTAAATAAAATCGCTGGTTCAGTCGATCATCAAGGCGTTGTTGGCTATGCATCCCCAATGCATATCAGATCAAAATTTTTCGACCCACAAAAAGAACGTTTTCTCCTCTTGCTTGATGGAATTCAAGATCCGCGTAATTTAGGAGCTATTTTGCGCTCAGCTTATTGCACGAGTTGCGACGGCGTTATTCTCATAAAACGTGGCGGCGTTTCTCTTACTCCTGCCGCTTTAAAAGCAGCCGCCGGGCTTGCTGAATATTTGGATATTTACGTTGCCCCTTCTATTATGGCGGTTACGCCACTTTTAAAAAAAGCTGGCTACCATATGTATTTGGCTGTACTACAAAATGGGCAAAATGCTCTTGAAATTTCGTACAATTCACCAATGTGCTTGGTAATTGGTAGCGAAGGAACTGGAATCTCCCAAGAAATTCGAAAAGATGGAACGTTGATCACCTTACCTCAACGACGCGGCGATATTTCGTATAACGCCTCGGTAGCTGCCGGCATTTTACTTTTCAACGCTGCAAGTCAGTTGAAAAAAATTTAG
- the alr gene encoding alanine racemase has translation MIDKELVKKNRNNADFWPSVNQRVAHEPLTWIEISKSALHHNISNYRSLIKPGVLFVPVIKSNAYGHGMLAVGSILQDHPGVDGAAVVAISEGIALRENGFGKKIIVLGIIDAGLQEVVRHNLELVVYDQEVIDQLNEIAKKLDSRARIHIKIDTGLSRLGFFTNEAFETIKAAFNLPHVEIIGISTHFANSESDEDSFVNLQLSRFNELINKLRLEKITIPLQHATCTAALGAYENAHGSLVRFGIGLYGLWPSNENRQAVMEKMPNFSLIPVLKWKTRIIQLKTLPAGSFVGYDLTHQVQQETKIAVLPVGYWDGLDRRLSNKGSVIIRDTIVPMIGRIAMNLCMIDVSGVPGVCIDDEVILIGEHEMVSADAIAGHTGTINYEIVTRINPLVTRIVV, from the coding sequence GTGATCGACAAAGAATTAGTGAAAAAAAATAGAAATAATGCAGATTTCTGGCCATCTGTCAATCAGCGCGTGGCACACGAACCCTTAACATGGATTGAGATAAGTAAAAGCGCATTGCATCACAATATTTCAAATTATCGATCTCTTATTAAGCCGGGTGTGCTGTTTGTGCCTGTGATCAAAAGCAATGCGTATGGGCACGGCATGTTGGCTGTTGGCTCAATTTTGCAAGATCATCCCGGAGTAGATGGCGCTGCAGTCGTTGCAATAAGCGAGGGGATCGCCCTTCGTGAGAACGGCTTTGGCAAGAAAATTATCGTTCTTGGCATTATCGATGCCGGTTTGCAAGAAGTCGTTCGTCATAATCTTGAATTAGTTGTATATGATCAAGAAGTTATCGATCAATTGAACGAAATCGCAAAAAAATTAGATTCAAGAGCGCGCATTCATATTAAAATTGATACCGGTCTTTCACGGCTTGGGTTTTTTACGAATGAAGCATTTGAAACTATTAAAGCTGCTTTCAATTTACCGCATGTAGAAATTATCGGCATATCGACTCACTTTGCAAATTCAGAAAGTGATGAAGATTCATTTGTTAATTTGCAACTTTCTCGATTTAATGAATTAATTAATAAGCTGCGTCTTGAGAAAATAACTATACCGCTGCAGCATGCAACCTGCACCGCGGCACTTGGTGCATACGAAAATGCGCATGGTTCGTTAGTGCGATTTGGGATAGGGCTCTATGGCTTATGGCCTTCAAATGAAAATAGGCAAGCTGTCATGGAAAAAATGCCAAATTTCTCGCTGATTCCGGTTTTAAAATGGAAAACGCGCATCATTCAACTTAAAACTTTGCCTGCCGGAAGCTTCGTGGGGTACGATTTGACCCATCAAGTTCAGCAAGAAACCAAGATCGCAGTTTTACCGGTTGGCTATTGGGATGGATTGGATAGAAGGCTTTCTAATAAAGGATCGGTAATTATTCGCGATACCATTGTTCCCATGATAGGAAGAATCGCTATGAATTTGTGCATGATTGACGTCTCTGGCGTGCCAGGGGTTTGCATCGACGATGAAGTGATTCTTATAGGAGAGCATGAGATGGTGAGCGCCGACGCAATAGCTGGGCATACTGGTACTATAAATTATGAAATCGTCACGAGAATAAATCCTTTAGTTACAAGAATTGTAGTATAA
- a CDS encoding deoxynucleoside kinase, giving the protein MYIVEGNIGAGKSTFLKLIEKHMPQIGIALEPLHNWQKKVYGQSLLANFYQEPRRWSYSLETFAMICRVREHIREQEHSSKSRIVERSIYSGHYCFVLTGYQNGFMTDLEWSMYQEWFNYLIPQRCKPPQGFIYLRTTPEVAYKRIKKRNRLAEKNITFAYLKQIHDQHERFLLEKNDVLQDLVHVPVLILECDTEFENNAEQLNKHLLAVQEFIIKTSAHQNPEILQTATPEKSLNVDRSTADD; this is encoded by the coding sequence ATGTATATCGTAGAAGGCAATATTGGAGCCGGAAAATCGACTTTTTTAAAGCTCATCGAAAAGCATATGCCACAAATTGGCATTGCCCTTGAACCGCTTCATAATTGGCAAAAAAAGGTTTACGGTCAATCGCTGCTGGCCAATTTTTACCAAGAGCCGCGACGATGGTCGTACAGTTTGGAAACATTTGCGATGATTTGCCGCGTTCGCGAGCATATTCGAGAGCAAGAGCATAGTAGCAAATCTCGTATTGTTGAACGTTCTATTTATTCTGGTCACTATTGCTTTGTGCTCACCGGTTACCAAAATGGATTCATGACCGATTTAGAATGGTCTATGTACCAAGAATGGTTTAATTATTTAATTCCACAACGCTGCAAACCGCCACAAGGTTTTATTTATCTAAGAACTACGCCCGAAGTTGCGTATAAACGCATAAAAAAAAGAAACAGACTCGCAGAAAAAAATATAACGTTTGCGTATCTTAAGCAGATTCACGATCAGCATGAACGGTTTTTACTTGAAAAAAATGATGTTTTGCAAGATCTTGTGCATGTTCCGGTTTTAATACTTGAATGTGATACTGAATTTGAGAATAATGCGGAGCAATTAAACAAACACTTATTAGCAGTTCAAGAATTTATTATTAAGACGAGCGCACATCAGAATCCAGAAATCCTTCAAACGGCCACGCCTGAGAAAAGTCTAAATGTGGATCGATCAACGGCTGATGATTAA
- a CDS encoding N-acetylmuramoyl-L-alanine amidase — protein sequence MIFLRIFIIGAVLALHNDASSFFTRMPKKFIIMLDPAGDGKNPGRSIKNSFERGTTLLLADALHQELSFQYPHVRFLFSHKPGQLSEQMQIAQSSNRIGAQLFISIHCFRETNSLPTIALYQTIWNRTTDWWQVAPTQLSLIPAAFAYRGSLKTTHSFMTLLSQTLTKQSEQNTFSFIGGFAIPFRPFFGIQAPAIAIECGLRDEKDIYLLIDPIKNALATLIHKETL from the coding sequence ATGATATTTTTACGCATTTTTATTATTGGTGCAGTTCTTGCATTACATAATGATGCATCTTCTTTTTTTACGCGAATGCCAAAAAAATTTATTATTATGCTCGATCCTGCAGGAGATGGAAAAAATCCTGGTAGATCGATAAAAAATAGTTTTGAGCGGGGCACCACTCTTTTGCTTGCCGACGCATTGCATCAAGAGCTTTCGTTTCAATATCCTCATGTGCGTTTTCTTTTCTCACACAAACCTGGCCAATTGAGCGAGCAAATGCAAATTGCTCAATCTTCCAATCGAATTGGCGCACAGCTTTTTATAAGCATTCATTGTTTTCGAGAAACAAATTCACTACCGACGATTGCTCTTTATCAAACTATTTGGAATCGCACTACCGATTGGTGGCAAGTTGCACCAACGCAACTATCTTTGATTCCAGCAGCATTTGCATATCGAGGATCGCTCAAAACAACACATTCATTTATGACTCTTCTTTCTCAAACGCTCACTAAACAATCTGAACAAAACACTTTTAGTTTCATCGGTGGATTTGCAATTCCATTCCGTCCTTTTTTTGGCATTCAAGCTCCCGCAATTGCAATCGAATGTGGATTACGAGATGAAAAAGACATTTATTTGCTGATAGATCCGATAAAAAATGCACTCGCGACGCTTATACACAAAGAAACGCTATGA